In Passer domesticus isolate bPasDom1 chromosome 1, bPasDom1.hap1, whole genome shotgun sequence, one DNA window encodes the following:
- the GDF6 gene encoding growth/differentiation factor 6 isoform X1 yields the protein MNARRALLSAALLASLLWDLPCCLPASLPASSGLAASSKGGRSRRVPRSPRENRPRQGGHAMDRALPRAEPHEYMLSLFRTYSIAEKLGINASFFQSSKSANTITSFVDRGRDDLSPAPLRRQQYVFDVSTLSETEELVGAELRLFRRAPRGRPPPAAPPHVQLSACLSPRPLDSRALDPRPASSSGWEVFDVRQGLREQRPWKRLCLELRASAGRGPRRWLDLRGLGFARRPRPPQERALLVVFTRARRRSLLGELRAELGAPPPPAARRPPARRQRRTAFASRHGKRHGKKSRLRCSKKPLHVNFKELGWDDWIIAPLEYEAHHCEGVCDFPLRSHLEPTNHAIIQTLMNSMDPGSTPPSCCVPTKLTPISILYIDAGNNVVYKQYEDMVVESCGCR from the exons ATGAATGCACGCCGGGCCCTGCTCTCCGCCGCCTTGCTCGCCAGCCTCCTCTGGGATTTACCTTGCTGCCTCCCggcttccctccctgcctcctcgGGGCTCGCCGCCTCCTCCAAAGGTGGTCGCAGCCGCAGAGTGCCGCGGTCCCCACGGGAAAACCGCCCGCGGCAAGGGGGACACGCCATGGACCGGGCGCTCCCACGGGCGGAACCCCACGAGTACATGCTGTCTCTGTTCAGGACTTACTCTATCGCGGAGAAACTGGGCATCAACGCCAGCTTTTTTCAGTCGTCCAAATCCGCCAACACCATCACTAGTTTTGTAGACAGGGGACGAG ACGATCTCTCGCCCGCTCCCTTGAGGCGGCAGCAGTATGTGTTTGATGTGTCGACCCTCTCGGAGACGGAGGAGCTGGtgggggccgagctgcggctgttccgccgggccccgcggggccgcccgccgcccgccgcgccgccgcacGTGCAGCTCTCCGCCTGCCTCTCGCCGCGACCGCTGGACTCCCGCGCCCTGGACCCGCGGCCGGCCTCGTCCTCCGGCTGGGAGGTGTTCGACGTGCGGCAGGGCCTGCGGGAGCAGCGGCCCTGGAAgcggctgtgcctggagctgcgGGCCTCGGCGGGCCGCGGGCCGCGGCGCTGGCTCGACCTGCGGGGCCTGGGCTTcgcgcggcggccgcggccgccgcaGGAGCGGGCGCTGCTGGTGGTCTTCACCCGCGCCCGGCGGCGGAGCCTCCTCGGGGAGCTGCGCGCCGAGCTGggcgcgcccccgccgcccgctgcccgccgcccgccggcccggcgCCAGCGCCGCACCGCCTTCGCCAGCCGGCACGGCAAGCGGCACGGCAAGAAGTCCCGGCTGCGCTGCAGCAAGAAGCCGCTGCACGTCAACTTcaaggagctgggctgggacgACTGGATCATCGCCCCGCTGGAATACGAGGCCCACCACTGCGAGGGCGTCTGCGACTTCCCGCTGCGCTCCCACCTGGAGCCCACAAACCACGCCATCATCCAGACCCTCATGAACTCCATGGACCCCGGCTCCACGCCGCCCAGCTGCTGCGTCCCCACCAAACTGACCCCCATCAGCATCCTCTACATCGACGCGGGCAACAACGTGGTGTACAAGCAGTACGAGGACATGGTGGTGGAGTCCTGCGGCTGCAGGTAG
- the GDF6 gene encoding growth/differentiation factor 6 isoform X2, whose product MTGKKSKTKKEIAGVRRSTIFEKISVRRDCHEGRLLRVPLASPFCVCRARSTGTKAGLPHTKRCAPRLRDGDIEIDDLSPAPLRRQQYVFDVSTLSETEELVGAELRLFRRAPRGRPPPAAPPHVQLSACLSPRPLDSRALDPRPASSSGWEVFDVRQGLREQRPWKRLCLELRASAGRGPRRWLDLRGLGFARRPRPPQERALLVVFTRARRRSLLGELRAELGAPPPPAARRPPARRQRRTAFASRHGKRHGKKSRLRCSKKPLHVNFKELGWDDWIIAPLEYEAHHCEGVCDFPLRSHLEPTNHAIIQTLMNSMDPGSTPPSCCVPTKLTPISILYIDAGNNVVYKQYEDMVVESCGCR is encoded by the exons ATGACTGGGAAGAAAtcgaaaacaaaaaaagaaatagctGGAGTGCGAAGGAGCACGATTTTTGAAAAGATCTCCGTGAGAAGGGATTGCCACGAGGGTCGGCTGCTGCGAGTGCCCCTCGCCTCACCCTTTTGTGTCTGCAGAGCCCGCAGCACCGGCACCAAGGCAGGGCTCCCGCATACGAAACGCTGCGCTCCGCGCCTAAGGGACGGGGACATCGAAATAG ACGATCTCTCGCCCGCTCCCTTGAGGCGGCAGCAGTATGTGTTTGATGTGTCGACCCTCTCGGAGACGGAGGAGCTGGtgggggccgagctgcggctgttccgccgggccccgcggggccgcccgccgcccgccgcgccgccgcacGTGCAGCTCTCCGCCTGCCTCTCGCCGCGACCGCTGGACTCCCGCGCCCTGGACCCGCGGCCGGCCTCGTCCTCCGGCTGGGAGGTGTTCGACGTGCGGCAGGGCCTGCGGGAGCAGCGGCCCTGGAAgcggctgtgcctggagctgcgGGCCTCGGCGGGCCGCGGGCCGCGGCGCTGGCTCGACCTGCGGGGCCTGGGCTTcgcgcggcggccgcggccgccgcaGGAGCGGGCGCTGCTGGTGGTCTTCACCCGCGCCCGGCGGCGGAGCCTCCTCGGGGAGCTGCGCGCCGAGCTGggcgcgcccccgccgcccgctgcccgccgcccgccggcccggcgCCAGCGCCGCACCGCCTTCGCCAGCCGGCACGGCAAGCGGCACGGCAAGAAGTCCCGGCTGCGCTGCAGCAAGAAGCCGCTGCACGTCAACTTcaaggagctgggctgggacgACTGGATCATCGCCCCGCTGGAATACGAGGCCCACCACTGCGAGGGCGTCTGCGACTTCCCGCTGCGCTCCCACCTGGAGCCCACAAACCACGCCATCATCCAGACCCTCATGAACTCCATGGACCCCGGCTCCACGCCGCCCAGCTGCTGCGTCCCCACCAAACTGACCCCCATCAGCATCCTCTACATCGACGCGGGCAACAACGTGGTGTACAAGCAGTACGAGGACATGGTGGTGGAGTCCTGCGGCTGCAGGTAG